In one Diabrotica virgifera virgifera chromosome 5, PGI_DIABVI_V3a genomic region, the following are encoded:
- the LOC126885581 gene encoding general transcription factor II-I repeat domain-containing protein 2A-like codes for MLNLSLQGRNQTVSDLIGMINGFRNKLNVFKRALAKNNLTHFPSCLQIAEEFNGEENIEFSSCISQIEQVIDEFNTRFEEIESLKSSVLLYNNPLGATIDDQQPNLQLELCDLQADMFLITRQGKGPDFFKLLSKEKFPNLRDFGLKMTSMFGSTYTCESAFSSMKYIKNKNRSNLTDSSLRHLMRLSTTELEVDISSLVDEADRPQSSH; via the coding sequence ATGTTAAACTTGAGTCTTCAAGGAAGAAACCAGACGGTTTCAGATTTGATCGGAATGATAAACGGATTCCGGAATAAGCTGAACGTGTTTAAACGTGCTTTGGCAAAGAACAACCTGACACACTTCCCTAGCTGTCTGCAAATAGCAGAAGAATTCAACGGTGaggaaaatattgagttttcatcCTGCATTTCACAAATTGAACAAGTTATTGATGAATTCAATACaagatttgaagaaattgaaagtCTCAAAAGCAGTGTACTACTTTATAATAACCCTCTTGGAGCAACCATTGATGATCAACAACCCAACTTACAGCTTGAGTTATGTGATCTTCAAGCAGACATGTTCCTAATCACCAGACAAGGAAAGGGACCTGATTTTTTCAAATTACTGTCAAAGGAGAAATTCCCAAACCTGCGAGATTTTGGACTGAAAATGACGTCAATGTTCGGAAGCACATATACATGtgaaagtgccttttcctccatgaaatacataaaaaacaaaaacagaagcaACCTTACCGATTCTTCCTTACGTCATCTTATGAGACTGTCTACAACTGAACTGGAGGTGGACATTTCTTCATTGGTGGATGAAGCCGATCGACCACAGTCCTCACACTAA